In Bacillus sp. FJAT-45037, the following are encoded in one genomic region:
- the lepA gene encoding translation elongation factor 4 produces MNNNDRVERQKKIRNFSIIAHIDHGKSTLADRILEKTGALTDREMKDQTLDAMDLERERGITIKLNAVELTYTAKDGEEYIFHLIDTPGHVDFTYEVSRSLAACEGALLIVDAAQGIEAQTLANVYLALDNDLEILPVINKIDLPSADPERVKQEVEEVIGLDASEAVHASAKNGIGIEEILEQVVEKVPAPTGDPSAPLKALIFDSLYDSYRGVVAYIRVIDGSVKPGQKIRMMATGKEFEVIEVGVFTPKVAKRDELTVGDVGFLTAAIKNVGDTSVGDTITNAVNPATEPLPGYRRMNPMVYCGLYPIDTNEYNDLREALERLELNDASLQYEPETSQALGFGFRCGFLGLLHMEIIQERIEREFGITLITTAPSVVYKVALTSGEEIQIDNPSNLPDAQKVEHVEEPYVKAKVMVPNDYVGSVMELCQKKRGNFIDMQYLDANRVQIVYEIPLSEIVYDFFDQLKSNTKGYASFDYELIGYKQSNLVKMDILLNAEKVDALSVIVHRDSAYERGKIIVEKLKQLIPRQQFEVPVQASIGQKVIARSTIKAIRKNVLAKCYGGDISRKRKLLDKQKEGKKRMKSVGNVEVPQEAFMAVLRMDE; encoded by the coding sequence ATGAATAATAATGACCGTGTAGAGCGTCAAAAGAAAATCCGTAATTTCTCGATCATTGCTCACATTGACCATGGTAAGTCAACGTTAGCAGATCGTATTTTAGAGAAAACAGGTGCTTTAACAGACCGTGAAATGAAAGATCAAACGCTTGATGCGATGGACCTTGAGCGTGAGCGTGGAATCACGATTAAGTTAAATGCTGTGGAATTAACGTATACAGCAAAAGATGGTGAAGAATATATTTTTCACTTGATTGATACACCAGGACATGTCGATTTTACATATGAGGTGTCAAGAAGTTTAGCTGCTTGTGAAGGGGCGCTTTTGATTGTCGATGCAGCACAAGGTATTGAAGCGCAAACCCTTGCAAATGTGTATTTAGCATTAGACAATGACCTTGAAATTCTGCCTGTTATCAACAAGATTGATCTACCAAGTGCAGATCCTGAGCGTGTGAAACAAGAAGTTGAAGAGGTTATTGGCTTAGATGCATCAGAGGCTGTCCATGCTTCAGCGAAAAATGGAATTGGAATTGAAGAGATTCTAGAGCAAGTGGTGGAGAAAGTTCCTGCACCAACAGGGGACCCGAGTGCACCATTAAAAGCATTAATTTTTGATTCCTTGTATGATTCTTACCGCGGAGTTGTCGCATACATCCGTGTGATTGATGGATCAGTGAAGCCTGGTCAGAAGATTAGAATGATGGCAACGGGGAAAGAATTTGAAGTCATCGAAGTCGGCGTGTTTACACCAAAAGTAGCTAAACGCGATGAGTTAACAGTCGGTGATGTTGGCTTCTTAACGGCAGCCATTAAAAACGTTGGGGATACTAGTGTCGGTGATACGATCACAAATGCCGTCAACCCAGCAACTGAACCATTACCTGGTTATCGCCGCATGAACCCGATGGTTTATTGTGGGTTGTATCCAATTGATACGAATGAATACAATGATTTGCGCGAAGCGCTTGAGCGTTTAGAGCTTAATGATGCTTCCTTGCAATATGAGCCTGAAACATCCCAAGCACTAGGTTTCGGTTTCCGTTGTGGATTCTTAGGACTCTTGCATATGGAGATCATTCAAGAGCGTATTGAACGTGAATTTGGGATTACCCTCATTACGACGGCACCAAGTGTTGTTTACAAGGTAGCCTTAACAAGTGGCGAAGAAATCCAAATCGATAACCCGTCGAACCTTCCAGATGCTCAAAAGGTCGAGCATGTAGAAGAGCCGTATGTCAAAGCAAAAGTCATGGTTCCAAACGATTATGTTGGTTCTGTTATGGAGCTTTGCCAAAAAAAACGTGGGAACTTTATCGATATGCAGTACTTAGATGCTAACCGTGTTCAAATTGTGTATGAGATTCCGTTATCAGAAATTGTGTATGATTTCTTTGATCAATTAAAATCAAATACAAAAGGATACGCCTCTTTCGATTACGAGTTAATTGGGTACAAGCAGTCCAACCTTGTGAAGATGGATATTTTACTGAACGCTGAAAAAGTCGATGCTTTGTCTGTTATCGTTCACAGAGATTCAGCTTATGAGCGTGGGAAGATCATTGTTGAGAAGTTGAAGCAATTGATTCCTCGTCAACAGTTTGAAGTTCCTGTCCAAGCAAGTATTGGTCAAAAAGTTATTGCGCGTTCAACGATTAAAGCGATTCGTAAAAACGTATTAGCGAAATGTTATGGTGGAGATATTTCACGTAAACGTAAGCTTCTTGATAAGCAAAAAGAAGGTAAGAAACGAATGAAGTCTGTCGGAAATGTAGAAGTTCCACAAGAGGCATTCATGGCTGTCTTACGTATGGACGAATAA
- the hemW gene encoding radical SAM family heme chaperone HemW produces the protein MRTAAYIHIPFCEHICHYCDFNKVFLKNQPVDQYIDSLLIEMKRTIERASIDTLKTIYIGGGTPTALSAEQLKHLFDGMHRILPMQDLVEFTVEVNPDSGEEDKLQVMKEAGVNRLSIGVQSFDTSLLQGIGRTHTSHSVYDAVQRSRQAGFDNISLDLMFGLPNQSVEQFIDTIEKASVLGVEHVSAYSLKIEEKTVFFNRQRKGKLSLPPEDDEVTMYQELQARTKQNGFDQYEISNFAKPGYESQHNLVYWNNDEYYGFGAGAHGYVNGVRNHNIGPISKYIQAIESGDLPYLQEHRVTKVEQIEEAMFMGLRKLAGVNLSTLSTRYNVDLKEVYRDQITNLTKRGLLEQDGDVLRLTDDGLLLANEVFEQFLAVLNEDMEKNES, from the coding sequence ATGAGAACAGCAGCGTATATTCACATTCCGTTTTGTGAGCATATTTGTCATTACTGTGATTTTAATAAAGTCTTTTTGAAAAACCAGCCAGTTGATCAATACATTGACTCATTACTCATAGAAATGAAACGAACGATCGAACGAGCGTCAATCGATACGTTGAAAACGATCTATATCGGTGGAGGGACACCGACGGCATTATCTGCCGAACAACTAAAGCATTTATTTGACGGGATGCATCGTATTCTTCCGATGCAAGACTTAGTCGAATTTACGGTCGAAGTGAATCCGGATTCAGGTGAAGAGGACAAGCTTCAAGTCATGAAAGAAGCAGGGGTAAACCGCTTAAGCATCGGGGTGCAGTCATTTGATACGTCGTTGCTTCAAGGGATTGGACGAACGCATACAAGCCACAGTGTCTATGACGCGGTGCAGAGAAGTCGTCAAGCGGGTTTTGATAACATCTCGCTTGATCTTATGTTTGGTTTGCCGAATCAGTCAGTCGAGCAATTTATTGATACGATAGAGAAAGCAAGTGTACTTGGTGTCGAGCATGTATCGGCTTACTCCTTAAAAATAGAAGAGAAAACGGTGTTCTTTAACCGTCAACGAAAAGGCAAATTGAGCTTGCCTCCAGAAGATGACGAAGTTACGATGTATCAGGAGTTGCAAGCGAGAACGAAACAAAACGGTTTTGATCAATATGAGATTAGTAATTTTGCGAAGCCTGGATATGAAAGCCAGCATAATCTCGTTTATTGGAACAATGACGAGTATTATGGTTTTGGGGCGGGTGCCCATGGGTATGTAAATGGAGTTAGGAATCATAATATCGGCCCTATTTCGAAATACATTCAAGCAATTGAAAGCGGGGATTTGCCTTATTTACAAGAACATCGTGTCACAAAGGTCGAACAGATTGAAGAAGCGATGTTTATGGGGCTTAGAAAGCTTGCCGGGGTGAATCTATCTACGCTCTCCACGCGATACAACGTTGACCTAAAAGAAGTGTATCGTGATCAAATTACGAACTTAACCAAACGTGGGTTGTTAGAGCAAGATGGAGACGTTTTAAGACTCACTGATGACGGACTTTTACTAGCAAATGAAGTGTTCGAGCAGTTTTTAGCTGTCTTGAATGAGGACATGGAAAAAAATGAAAGCTGA
- the hrcA gene encoding heat-inducible transcriptional repressor HrcA gives MLTDRQLLILHAIVDDYIRSAEPVGSRSISKREDITFSPATIRNDMADLEELGFLEKPHSSAGRIPSQKGYRYYVDHMLRPHDLTDDEQANIRTNFSERMHEIEEVIQQSARVLSNMTSYISIVLGPEMFEARLRSLQIIPLATGSAILILVTDTGHVENQTIQLPESVETFDIERVVNILNERLMGVPLYKLREKLNTEVSKVMRAHVTNYAEVLKSLDSSFVTERPEKVFYSGKTNLLSQPEFRDVDKVRMLLNMLEEDQLMQQILRAPHQGIQVKIGQENNFEAFDSCSMITATYSIGGKHMGTIGILGPTRMEYRKVIGVVDMVSKDLTKLLTNLYQER, from the coding sequence ATGTTAACAGATAGACAGTTGTTAATTCTGCACGCCATTGTTGATGATTACATTCGATCAGCAGAGCCTGTCGGTTCTCGCAGCATCTCTAAGCGAGAGGATATTACGTTTAGTCCAGCGACGATCCGTAATGATATGGCAGACCTTGAAGAGTTAGGCTTTCTTGAGAAGCCTCATAGCTCAGCAGGTCGTATTCCATCACAAAAAGGGTATCGTTATTATGTAGACCACATGTTGAGGCCACATGATTTAACAGATGATGAGCAAGCTAATATTCGGACGAACTTCTCTGAGCGGATGCATGAAATCGAAGAAGTAATCCAACAATCAGCTAGAGTTTTGTCGAACATGACGAGCTATATCTCGATTGTGCTTGGGCCAGAGATGTTTGAAGCGAGATTGCGCTCGTTACAAATTATCCCCCTGGCTACAGGGTCTGCGATTCTCATTTTAGTGACAGATACAGGTCATGTCGAAAATCAGACGATTCAGTTGCCTGAATCTGTTGAGACTTTTGACATTGAACGTGTCGTTAATATCCTGAATGAGAGATTAATGGGCGTGCCGTTATACAAGCTTCGTGAAAAGTTAAATACTGAGGTAAGCAAGGTGATGAGGGCACATGTTACAAATTATGCGGAAGTGTTAAAGTCGTTAGACTCCTCGTTTGTCACCGAGCGTCCTGAGAAAGTGTTCTACAGTGGAAAAACGAATCTTCTATCGCAACCAGAGTTTCGAGATGTAGATAAAGTAAGAATGTTGTTGAATATGCTTGAAGAAGATCAACTTATGCAACAGATCTTACGGGCTCCTCATCAAGGAATTCAAGTGAAGATTGGTCAAGAAAATAACTTTGAAGCTTTTGACTCCTGTAGTATGATCACCGCAACGTATTCGATAGGTGGGAAACATATGGGTACGATTGGGATTCTTGGTCCGACTCGAATGGAGTATCGCAAGGTCATCGGTGTGGTAGATATGGTGTCAAAAGACTTAACCAAGCTATTAACAAACTTGTATCAGGAGCGTTAA
- the grpE gene encoding nucleotide exchange factor GrpE: MAEKDTHTLEDEKAVHEDEHVDSEQAESSASEETVVEDMQEDTAEAQVAELTNRMLRVQADYDNLRRRSRVEKEAAAKYRSQTLIEGLLPVVDNFERALLVKPETEEAKSLLSGMEMVYRQLQDTLKNEGVEVIETVGQTFDPHLHQAVIQVSEDGFETDQIVEELQKGYKLKDRVLRPSMVKVNA, from the coding sequence ATGGCTGAAAAAGATACACACACTCTTGAAGATGAGAAAGCTGTTCACGAAGACGAACATGTCGATTCAGAACAAGCTGAATCATCAGCATCTGAGGAAACAGTAGTGGAAGACATGCAAGAAGACACAGCAGAAGCACAAGTGGCAGAGTTAACAAACCGTATGCTACGTGTTCAAGCTGATTATGATAATTTACGCCGACGTTCTCGTGTAGAGAAAGAAGCGGCTGCTAAATATCGCTCTCAAACGTTAATCGAAGGGTTACTACCTGTCGTTGATAATTTCGAGCGTGCTCTACTTGTAAAACCAGAAACAGAAGAAGCAAAATCGCTTCTAAGTGGAATGGAAATGGTCTACCGTCAATTACAAGATACGCTGAAAAATGAAGGTGTAGAAGTAATTGAGACGGTTGGACAAACCTTTGATCCTCATTTACATCAAGCAGTAATTCAAGTGAGTGAAGATGGGTTTGAAACCGATCAGATCGTGGAAGAATTGCAAAAGGGATACAAACTAAAAGATCGCGTCTTACGACCTTCAATGGTTAAAGTGAACGCATAA
- the dnaK gene encoding molecular chaperone DnaK, protein MSKIIGIDLGTTNSCVAVMEGGEAVVIPNPEGNRTSPSVVAFKDGERQVGEVAKRQAITNPNTIMSIKRHMGTDYKETIEGKEYSPQEISAIILQKLKSDAEAYLGETVTKAVITVPAYFNDSQRQATKDAGKIAGLEVERIVNEPTAAALAYGLEKEEDQTILVYDLGGGTFDVSILELGEGFFEVKATSGDNKLGGDDFDQVIIDYLVEQFKKDNGIDLSQDKMAMQRLKDSAEKAKKDLSGVSQTQISLPFITADATGPKHLELSLSRAKFEEISSDLVERTLGPTRRAMQDAGLSASEIDKIVLVGGSTRIPAVQSAIKQLTGKDPHKGVNPDEVVALGAAVQAGVLTGDVKDVVLLDVTPLSLGIETMGGVFTKLIERNTTIPTSKSQVFSTAADNQPSVDIHVLQGEREMAAYNKTLGRFQLTDIPPSPRGVPQIEVTFDLDANGIVNVKAKDLGTNKEQSITITSSSGLSDDEIEKMVKDAEANADEDKKRREEVELRNEADQLVFTTEKTLKDLGENVEQEEKDKAEAAKDKLKAAIEADNLEEIKTAKDELQEIVMALSTKLYEQAAQAAQQAEGAEGAEANGQDDNVVDADYEEVKEEEKK, encoded by the coding sequence ATGAGTAAAATTATTGGAATTGACCTTGGTACAACGAACTCATGTGTGGCAGTAATGGAAGGCGGAGAAGCAGTCGTTATTCCTAACCCAGAAGGTAACCGTACATCTCCTTCTGTTGTGGCATTTAAAGATGGAGAGCGTCAAGTAGGGGAAGTAGCTAAGCGTCAAGCAATCACTAACCCTAACACAATCATGTCGATCAAGCGTCACATGGGTACAGACTATAAAGAAACAATTGAGGGCAAAGAGTATTCTCCACAAGAGATCTCAGCTATCATTCTTCAAAAATTAAAATCAGATGCTGAAGCATACCTTGGTGAAACAGTAACGAAAGCGGTTATCACAGTACCTGCTTACTTCAATGACTCACAACGTCAAGCAACAAAAGACGCTGGTAAAATTGCTGGTCTTGAAGTAGAACGTATTGTCAATGAGCCAACAGCAGCAGCACTTGCATACGGTCTTGAAAAAGAAGAAGATCAAACGATTCTTGTATATGACCTTGGTGGCGGTACATTTGACGTTTCGATCCTTGAGCTTGGCGAAGGATTCTTCGAAGTAAAAGCAACTTCAGGAGACAACAAGCTTGGTGGAGATGACTTTGACCAAGTGATCATCGACTACCTAGTAGAACAATTCAAAAAAGACAACGGCATTGATCTTTCACAAGATAAAATGGCAATGCAACGCTTAAAAGACTCAGCTGAAAAAGCGAAAAAGGATCTTTCAGGCGTATCACAAACACAAATTTCATTACCGTTCATCACAGCTGATGCAACCGGCCCTAAACATTTAGAGCTAAGCCTAAGCCGTGCGAAGTTTGAAGAGATCTCTTCTGACCTAGTTGAACGTACATTAGGACCAACTCGTCGTGCAATGCAAGATGCTGGTCTTTCAGCGAGCGAAATCGACAAGATCGTCTTAGTAGGTGGATCAACTCGTATTCCCGCTGTACAATCAGCAATCAAGCAACTGACAGGTAAAGATCCTCATAAAGGCGTAAACCCTGATGAAGTGGTAGCACTTGGTGCAGCAGTTCAAGCAGGTGTCTTAACTGGTGATGTGAAAGACGTTGTATTACTAGACGTAACACCATTATCACTTGGTATCGAGACAATGGGTGGCGTGTTCACGAAGTTAATCGAGCGTAACACAACAATTCCAACATCTAAGTCACAAGTATTCTCAACAGCGGCAGATAACCAACCATCTGTAGACATTCACGTCTTACAAGGTGAGCGCGAAATGGCTGCTTACAACAAAACATTAGGTCGTTTCCAATTAACTGATATCCCACCATCACCACGTGGTGTTCCTCAAATCGAAGTAACATTCGACCTTGATGCGAACGGTATCGTAAATGTTAAAGCGAAAGACCTTGGAACTAATAAAGAGCAATCAATCACAATCACTTCTTCATCAGGTCTAAGTGACGATGAGATCGAAAAAATGGTTAAAGACGCTGAAGCGAACGCAGATGAAGATAAGAAGCGTCGTGAGGAAGTAGAACTTCGCAACGAAGCAGATCAATTAGTGTTCACAACAGAAAAAACTTTAAAAGACCTTGGCGAAAACGTTGAGCAAGAAGAAAAAGATAAAGCTGAAGCGGCGAAAGATAAGCTAAAAGCTGCTATCGAAGCAGATAACCTTGAAGAGATCAAGACTGCTAAAGATGAGCTACAAGAAATCGTAATGGCTTTATCAACAAAGCTTTATGAGCAAGCGGCTCAAGCAGCACAACAAGCAGAAGGTGCTGAAGGCGCAGAAGCAAACGGACAAGATGATAACGTTGTGGATGCAGATTACGAAGAAGTAAAAGAAGAAGAGAAGAAGTAA
- the dnaJ gene encoding molecular chaperone DnaJ, whose amino-acid sequence MSKRDFYEVLGVDQNASVDEVKKAYRKLARKYHPDVNKAADAEDKFKEVKNAYDTLSDPQKKNHYDQFGHTDPNQGGGGAAGFDGFGDIFDMFFGGAGGGGRRNPNAPRQGADLQYTMTLEFKEAVFGKDTEIEIPREESCQTCAGSGAKPGTKPETCSHCGGAGQLNVEQNTPFGRVVNRRVCHHCEGTGKHIKDKCTTCGGKGKVRKHKKISIKVPAGIDHGQQLRVSGQGEAGANGGPAGDLFVVFNVKPHEFFERDGDDVYCEMPLTFAQVALGDEIEVPTLNGKVKLKIPAGTQTGTNFRLRGKGVPNVHGRGQGDQHVQVQVVTPKNLTDKEKDLIREFAQMSGGQPDEQNDNFFAKVKRAFKGD is encoded by the coding sequence ATGAGTAAACGTGATTTTTATGAAGTTCTCGGTGTCGATCAAAATGCATCGGTGGATGAAGTTAAGAAAGCTTACCGCAAACTTGCACGTAAGTATCACCCAGATGTAAACAAAGCAGCAGATGCCGAAGACAAATTTAAAGAAGTAAAAAATGCCTATGATACATTAAGTGATCCACAAAAGAAAAACCATTATGATCAATTCGGACATACTGATCCAAACCAAGGTGGCGGTGGAGCCGCTGGATTTGACGGTTTTGGTGACATCTTTGATATGTTCTTTGGTGGTGCAGGCGGTGGTGGACGCCGTAACCCTAATGCCCCTCGGCAAGGAGCCGATCTTCAATACACGATGACGCTTGAATTTAAAGAAGCGGTGTTCGGGAAAGATACAGAAATTGAAATCCCACGTGAAGAATCGTGTCAAACTTGTGCAGGTTCTGGTGCAAAGCCAGGAACGAAGCCAGAGACATGTTCGCATTGTGGTGGTGCAGGTCAGTTAAACGTTGAGCAAAACACACCATTTGGTCGTGTAGTGAATCGTCGTGTTTGTCATCACTGTGAAGGAACAGGCAAACACATTAAAGATAAATGTACGACGTGTGGCGGCAAAGGAAAAGTTCGTAAGCATAAGAAGATCAGCATCAAAGTTCCTGCAGGTATTGATCACGGTCAACAACTACGTGTATCTGGCCAAGGGGAAGCTGGTGCAAACGGTGGTCCTGCTGGTGACTTATTTGTCGTATTTAACGTCAAGCCTCATGAATTCTTTGAGCGTGACGGTGATGATGTTTACTGTGAAATGCCGTTAACCTTTGCTCAAGTCGCTTTAGGTGACGAGATTGAAGTGCCTACGTTAAATGGCAAAGTGAAGTTAAAGATTCCGGCCGGTACGCAAACTGGGACAAACTTCCGCCTACGTGGGAAAGGTGTACCAAACGTACATGGACGAGGTCAAGGGGATCAACACGTACAAGTACAAGTGGTCACTCCTAAGAACTTAACGGATAAAGAGAAAGATCTCATCCGTGAATTTGCTCAAATGTCAGGTGGCCAACCAGACGAGCAAAATGATAACTTCTTCGCTAAAGTTAAACGTGCATTCAAAGGTGATTGA
- the prmA gene encoding 50S ribosomal protein L11 methyltransferase produces the protein MKWSEFSIHTTEEAVEPVCNILHEAGASGVVIEDPIDLTKDWGVRYGEIYQLSPDDYPEDGVIVKAYFLVNSFLLETIDEVKESINRLVTYDIDLGHNKVQLSEVNEEDWATAWKKYYKPVKISQSITITPTWEDYEPNEDEMVIELDPGMAFGTGTHPTTVLCIQALDSVLKGGEDVVDVGTGSGVLSIAAAKLGAKRVKGLDLDEVAVESASSNVKLNNVQEVVSISQGDLLEQIDGKYDVVVANILAEVIIGFVGDAAAILKPGGTFITSGIIKRKKQEVKDALIGAGFTIEEVVEMDDWVAIIAKV, from the coding sequence ATGAAATGGTCGGAATTTAGCATTCACACAACAGAAGAGGCAGTTGAACCAGTATGTAATATATTGCATGAAGCAGGTGCAAGTGGGGTTGTCATTGAGGACCCAATTGACCTCACGAAAGACTGGGGTGTGCGTTACGGCGAAATTTATCAACTCTCACCTGATGATTATCCTGAAGATGGGGTCATTGTTAAAGCGTATTTTCTAGTGAACAGTTTCTTACTCGAGACGATTGATGAAGTGAAAGAATCAATTAATCGCCTAGTAACTTATGATATTGATCTAGGGCATAACAAAGTTCAACTTTCTGAAGTGAACGAAGAAGATTGGGCTACGGCATGGAAGAAATATTATAAACCTGTGAAAATCTCACAATCAATTACGATTACGCCTACGTGGGAAGACTATGAACCAAATGAAGACGAGATGGTGATTGAACTGGACCCGGGTATGGCATTTGGAACAGGAACTCATCCAACAACCGTTCTGTGCATACAAGCATTAGATTCGGTGTTAAAAGGCGGAGAAGATGTTGTTGATGTTGGTACAGGATCTGGTGTCTTAAGTATCGCTGCGGCAAAGCTAGGAGCAAAGCGTGTCAAAGGTCTTGACCTAGACGAAGTAGCGGTTGAAAGTGCGTCGTCGAATGTGAAATTAAATAATGTGCAAGAGGTTGTTTCCATTAGTCAAGGTGATTTACTTGAACAAATCGACGGAAAATATGATGTCGTTGTGGCAAATATTTTAGCCGAAGTCATTATCGGATTTGTTGGAGATGCGGCAGCGATCCTTAAGCCGGGTGGAACATTTATCACATCAGGAATTATTAAACGTAAGAAGCAAGAGGTAAAAGATGCATTAATCGGTGCTGGATTTACAATTGAAGAAGTCGTTGAAATGGATGATTGGGTAGCCATTATCGCTAAAGTGTAA
- a CDS encoding 16S rRNA (uracil(1498)-N(3))-methyltransferase: MQRYFVNKDQMLQATVTVTGDDVKHIARVMRMQAGDEIICSNNAGRTVRASIQHVTETLVTCDIVEELEPKTELPIRVTVAQGLPKGDKLELLAQKGTELGVNHIQPFAASRSIVKWEAKKAKKKVERLEKIAKEAAEQSYREKIPSVAESISFAQLVQQVKNYTHTVVAYEESAKSGEASALSNVLNTVKEGDSLLVIVGPEGGLSETEATELTAAGAVLCGLGPRIIRTETAPLYVLAAISYHLELMR; this comes from the coding sequence ATGCAACGTTATTTTGTAAATAAAGACCAAATGTTACAAGCGACTGTCACCGTTACGGGTGATGATGTGAAGCATATTGCTCGTGTGATGCGAATGCAAGCAGGCGATGAGATCATTTGCTCTAATAATGCAGGCAGAACGGTACGCGCATCGATTCAGCATGTAACGGAGACGCTCGTGACGTGTGATATCGTTGAAGAACTCGAACCAAAGACAGAATTACCAATTCGCGTGACGGTTGCGCAAGGCTTACCAAAAGGTGATAAACTAGAGTTGCTGGCCCAAAAAGGCACAGAATTAGGTGTGAATCATATTCAACCCTTTGCAGCGTCTCGCTCGATTGTGAAATGGGAAGCGAAGAAAGCAAAGAAAAAGGTCGAACGACTAGAGAAGATTGCTAAGGAAGCTGCTGAGCAATCCTACCGAGAAAAAATACCATCCGTAGCAGAGTCGATCTCTTTTGCTCAATTGGTGCAACAGGTGAAAAACTACACGCATACAGTGGTGGCTTACGAGGAATCGGCTAAAAGTGGGGAAGCAAGTGCTCTTTCAAACGTATTAAATACGGTAAAAGAAGGCGATTCTCTTCTTGTTATAGTCGGTCCTGAAGGTGGATTATCAGAAACAGAAGCAACAGAGCTAACTGCAGCAGGAGCTGTGTTATGTGGACTTGGTCCAAGAATTATTCGGACGGAAACAGCGCCACTTTATGTATTGGCGGCGATTTCGTACCATTTAGAATTAATGAGGTGA
- the mtaB gene encoding tRNA (N(6)-L-threonylcarbamoyladenosine(37)-C(2))-methylthiotransferase MtaB: protein MPTVAFHTLGCKVNHYETEAIWQLFKHADYDKVDYEQTSDVYVINTCTVTNTGDKKSRQVIRRAIRKNPDAVICVTGCYAQTSPAEIMAIPGVDIVVGTQDRTKMIDYIEQFKKEREPINGVGNIMKSRVYEELDVPAFTDRTRASLKIQEGCNNFCTFCIIPWARGLMRSRDPEEVIKQATQLVEAGYKEIVLTGIHTGGYGEDLKDYSLARLLEDLEQVEGLKRIRISSIEASQLTDEVIRVIDRSEKVVRHLHIPLQSGSNTVLKRMRRKYTMEFFAERLERLKEALPGLAVTSDVIVGFPGETEEEFQETFDFIAEHKFSELHVFPYSKRTGTPAARMEDQVDEGLKNKRVHRLIELSNQLAKEYASQFEGEVLEVIPEERDKENADSGMYIGYTDNYLKVKVQASEEMIGKIVKVKIAKAGYPYNQGEFVRVVEDEAMGLAVNG from the coding sequence ATGCCTACTGTGGCTTTTCATACATTAGGTTGTAAAGTGAATCATTATGAAACAGAAGCGATTTGGCAACTGTTCAAACATGCCGATTATGACAAAGTAGACTATGAACAAACATCAGATGTGTACGTTATCAACACCTGTACCGTAACAAATACGGGAGATAAAAAGAGTCGTCAAGTCATTCGACGTGCGATTCGTAAAAACCCTGATGCAGTCATTTGTGTCACTGGTTGTTATGCACAAACCTCACCAGCTGAGATCATGGCGATCCCTGGTGTTGATATTGTTGTCGGTACACAAGATCGTACGAAGATGATTGATTACATCGAGCAATTCAAAAAAGAGCGTGAGCCCATTAATGGTGTGGGAAACATCATGAAGTCACGCGTCTATGAAGAACTCGATGTTCCTGCATTTACAGACCGTACGCGTGCGTCTCTTAAAATTCAAGAAGGCTGTAATAACTTCTGTACGTTCTGTATCATTCCATGGGCACGTGGATTAATGCGTTCGCGTGATCCTGAGGAAGTCATAAAACAAGCGACTCAACTTGTGGAAGCAGGATACAAAGAGATCGTGTTAACAGGCATTCATACTGGTGGATACGGAGAAGACTTGAAAGACTATAGTCTAGCTCGTTTACTAGAAGACCTAGAGCAAGTAGAGGGCTTAAAACGCATCCGCATTTCATCGATTGAAGCAAGCCAATTAACAGATGAAGTCATTCGTGTGATTGACCGTTCCGAAAAAGTTGTTCGTCACTTGCATATCCCGCTTCAGTCTGGCTCAAATACCGTCTTAAAACGGATGCGTCGTAAGTATACGATGGAATTCTTTGCTGAGCGTTTGGAGCGTTTAAAAGAAGCTCTTCCTGGTCTAGCTGTGACATCTGATGTGATTGTTGGATTCCCTGGTGAGACAGAAGAAGAGTTCCAAGAAACGTTTGACTTTATTGCCGAGCATAAATTCAGTGAGCTTCATGTATTCCCTTATTCTAAACGTACAGGCACACCAGCTGCTCGTATGGAAGACCAAGTGGATGAAGGATTGAAAAATAAGCGTGTTCACCGTCTAATAGAGCTTTCCAATCAACTAGCGAAGGAATATGCTTCTCAGTTTGAAGGCGAAGTGCTAGAGGTCATTCCTGAAGAACGAGATAAGGAAAACGCAGATAGTGGAATGTATATTGGCTACACAGATAACTATCTTAAGGTGAAAGTACAAGCTAGCGAAGAGATGATCGGAAAGATTGTCAAAGTAAAAATCGCAAAAGCAGGCTATCCATATAACCAAGGTGAATTTGTACGAGTAGTAGAAGACGAAGCAATGGGACTCGCGGTTAATGGATAA